One Pochonia chlamydosporia 170 chromosome 5, whole genome shotgun sequence DNA segment encodes these proteins:
- a CDS encoding amino acid permease (similar to Coccidioides immitis RS XP_001246581.1), whose amino-acid sequence MTESPEKALSNSSDGVDHLEHASRTHGNDVDDLNTLGYKPELQRNRSMFTLLFQSLAIAAIPYGFGAPLINAVYGGGQLAMFVGWIMVCILDECIALSLAELAAKYPTSAGPYYWSFQIASPRYRTVLSFITGWTWLVGNWTITLSVNFGFASLLAATIAIFYPEYEWQPWKLLLVFYALTLVTFFIVAFGNKFLPSVDTFCAAFTALTIFITLICLSVKAEDGRHSVADTLAHYDTTLSGWGDFSYLIGILPPAYTFSAIGMITSMAEECGDATTKLPKALSLCVPVGCIAGLFFVIPICATLPDLQLLLEAPLGQVLPYLYLRVMGSSGGALALTILILAITLLCSISITVAASRTTWAFARDEAIPGAKLWSKIHGRHGTPIWALTLTTVIQMLLGLIYLGSSSAFNAFVAVGVIALAVSYGVPIALSMLTARSGVNTAPWNCGKALGWVVNGVAVCWIALELVLFSMPPAIPVTAVTMNYAIVVFVGFMAISAVWYFVHARHGVFYTFHQVVNVEANFVFAVYQGPPASDGLTIATR is encoded by the exons ATGACTGAATCGCCTGAAAAAGCGCTTTCCAACAGTAGCGATGGGGTCGATCATCTCGAACATGCTTCGCGCACCCATGGAAACGATGTAGATGACCTCAACACGCTGGGCTACAAGCCCGAGCTACAGCGCAACCGTTCCATGTTTACACTATTATTCCAGTCTCTTGCCATAGCGGCG ATTCCCTATGGCTTTGGTGCACCGCTCATCAATGCAGTCTATGGCGGTG GACAATTGGCCATGTTCGTTGGGTGGATCATGGTCTGCATATTGGACGAATGCATAGCTCTGTCTCTCGCAGAGCTGGCAGCAAAATACCCTACCTCAGCAGGACCTTACTACTGGTCTTTTCAGATTGCTAGCCCTCGATATCGGACCGTTCTGTCATTTATAACGGGTTGGACTTGGCTGGTAGGCAACTGGACCATAACACTATCAGTCAACTTCGGATTTGCATCCCTTCTTGCCGCGACTATTGCGATTTTCTACCCCGAGTATGAGTGGCAGCCTTGGAAACTCTTGTTGGTCTTCTACGCTCTAACCCTTGTAACGTTTTTTATCGTTGCATTTGGAAACAAATTTCTGCCAAGCGTAGACACCTTTTGTGCTGCATTCACAGCTTTGACGATCTTCATCACTCTCATCTGCCTGTCTGTCAAAGCCGAGGATGGCAGACATTCTGTAGCAGATACACTA GCCCATTATGACACTACACTCTCCGGGTGGGGAGATTTCTCATACTTGATCGGGATTCTGCCACCAGCCTACAC ATTTTCTGCCATTGGCATGATAACGTCCATGGCTGAAGAGTGCGGTGATGCTACCACCAAGCTTCCCAAGGCATTGTCACTCTGTGTGCCCGTTGGATGCATAGCCGGGTTATTCTTC GTCATCCCAATTTGTGCAACTTTGCCCGATTTGCAGCTTCTCTTGGAGGCGCCCCTCGGCCAAGTCCTTCCCTACCTCTATCTTCGCGTAATGGGAAGTTCCGGCGGCGCCTTGGCTTTGACCATTCTAATTCTTGCCATCACGCTTCTCTGCTCGATATCCATTACTGTGGCTGCTTCGAGAACAACTTGGGCATTCGCTCGGGACGAAGCTATTCCTGGTGCCAAGTTGTGGTCGAAGattcatggccgccatggcacTCCAATCTGGGCCCTTACACTGACGACAGTGATCCAAATGTTGCTAGGTTTGATCTATCTCGGATCTAGCTCAgccttcaacgcctttgTCGCTGTTGGGGTGATTGCACTAGCAGTCTCCTACGGTGTCCCGATCGCTTTGTCAATGCTAACTGCACGAAGCGGCGTGAATACTGCGCCGTGGAACTGCGGCAAAGCGCTCGGTTGGGTAGTCAATGGTGTTGCGGTCTGTTGGATCGCGCTTGAGCTCGTATTATTCTCGATGCCGCCCGCTATTCCGGTAACCGCCGTGACGATGAACTatgccatcgtcgtctttgtAGGGTTCATGGCCATAAGCGCCGTATGGTACTTTGTTCATGCCCGCCATGGTGTGTTCTATACCTTCCATCAGGTGGTCAACGTTGAGGCTAACTTTGTGTTTGCAGTTTATCAAGGACCTCCCGCTTCGGATGGATTAACCATTGCAACTAGATAG
- a CDS encoding Zn(2)-C6 fungal-type DNA-binding domain-containing protein (similar to Metarhizium robertsii ARSEF 23 XP_007824111.1): protein MLESQLSSQEQGNEAVLAEPVAPPVSLPPETATSQVTMDSVESVAGLFSMRRDSISDSDVFFPTPLVDFTGFPDLSLVPEPPITPPTTCSSTQSFSIPELTQSELDQLYFDRIHASIPILHQRRYLSWSKAMTKTKSRIALQYSMWALAAMLSAQFKHLAEGFYQNAKQTLDGANLTYMGQAVTVDVELTQSWILVATYESMRTCYNEAWESAGRAFRLVQLMGFHELDGPGTTTAIDNDAVLTEEKRKAFWMAYFLDYLFCMRNNLPVTITEHAICTRLPGPDADFQSGQPVEAGYLSESIVDRNPRVKSPFNECVILAAICGRTLFHIQQCNTRSVNRDLDFSWPDWHGWLDNVLALRLQILSQNYPSPASSYDSMLLFVNIMANAFIVCLYRSIGSMDWPSTQSTSMQMEYRQCALSSVEKVITLSQALTDFHFSKVHPLMPIPLLLSAEYLYSNHASSAASSLLRKLFKTFRHLKNVNNPEESYNDLLNLTYVFPTI from the exons ATGCTGGAGAGTCAACTTTCATCTCAAGAGCAGGGTAACGAGGCCGTGTTGGCAGAACCCGTGGCACCGCCTGTATCCCTGCCGCCAGaaacagccaccagccaggTCACCATGGACTCTGTGGAATCTGTTGCTGGCCTTTTCTCAATGAGAAGAGACTCAATCTCAGACTCTGACGTCTTCTTCCCAACTCCTCTTGTCGACTTCACCGGATTTCCCGACTTGAGTTTGGTTCCCGAACCACCCATCACGCCACCGACAACGTGTTCCAGCACTCAGTCTTTCAGTATTCCCGAGCTGACTCAATCTGAGCT AGACCAGTTGTATTTCGATAGAATACATGCTTCAATTCCCATTCTCCACCAACGACGATACCTGTCGTGGTCCAAAGCCatgaccaagaccaagtcaCGCATTGCACTGCAATACTCAATGTGGGCGCTGGCAGCAATGCTGTCGGCCCAGTTCAAACACTTGGCTGAGGGCTTCTATCAGAACGCAAAGCAGACACTCGACGGAGCGAACTTGACTTACATGGGGCAAGCCGTAACAGTTGACGTTGAGCTTACACAATCCTGGATTCTAGTCGCCACTTACGAGTCCATGCGAACATGCTACAACGAGGCTTGGGAAAGCGCTGGTCGTGCGTTCCGGCTCGTGCAACTGATGGGATTTCACGAATTGGACGGACCTGGTACAACTACTGCAATCGACAACGATGCCGTGTTAACAGAGGAAAAGCGAAAAGCATTCTGGATGGCGTATTTTCTCGACTACTTGTTTTGCATGAGAAATAATCTCCCGGTTACTATAACTGAGCACGCT ATTTGTACTCGCCTCCCGGGGCCGGATGCTGACTTTCAGAGTGGTCAGCCTGTTGAGGCAGGATATCTCTCTGAATCAATTGTTGACCGCAACCCTCGCGTCAAGTCACCATTCAACGAATGCGTCATCTTAGCCGCTATCTGCGGACGCACCTTATTTCATATTCAGCAGTGTAATACACGGTCCGTAAACCGTGATTTGGACTTTTCATGGCCTGACTGGCACGGCTGGCTCGACAATGTTCTGGCTTTGAGGCTGCAAATTCTCTCCCAGAATTACCCATCCCCGGCTAGTTCTTACGACTCAATGCTGTTATTTGTCAATATCATGGCTAATGCATTTATTGTATGCCTCTACCGGAGCATCGGCTCGATGGACTGGCCCAGCACACAGAGTACATCAATGCAAATGGAGTATCGACAATGTGCACTATCGTCTGTGGAGAAGGTCATTACCCTTTCACAAGCTCTGACAGACTTCCACTTTTCCAAG GTTCATCCATTAATGCCCATACCGCTGCTCTTGAGTGCCGAGTATTTGTATTCCAACCACGCATCCTCCGCAGCCTCCTCCTTGCTACGGAAACTATTCAAAACCTTCCGGCACTTAAAAAATGTCAATAATCCTGAAGAGAGTTATAATGACTTGCTCAATCTCACATATGTATTCCCCACCATTTAA
- a CDS encoding FAD-binding protein (similar to Glarea lozoyensis ATCC 20868 XP_008086617.1): protein MRLFSLVAVLSTAANCSWAFATFDHLEDLSQKLNNFRNELSPHTQLFFPSDKNWTTETTQRYTIHGSPTYIASIKPATESDVQKIVKFCSDLDIPFLATGGGHGFATTFRNLKNGIEIDLGFFRSVSVDATANTMTIGGGTHFQDVFDPLFKEGKEIQTGSCPCIGMLGATLGGGVGRYSGYHGMIIDSLLSVRIVTADGRVTLASQKQNSDLFWAVRGAGMNYGIILSATYRVHDQTVSHVTNVDIDFPLSQSRTLMNWLKDHETTMPIGLSPTLLIGYSTERKEATFTLNVVYIGPKKQAESLLRPLLTADHIRQNVSEVPWNTFLNAPFWGVLGMGCPKGLNANLYGLAVKTFDVDTYVSMFDNWNKFVQANPETQKSVFYIEAFPTQGIRAVADDATAYPHRDANAHLLFNFEYPTGNSSLERKVNDFAVKCRNDLTRVSGYSQLSVYVSYGHGDEAVQSLYGSEKLPRLRALKKKWDAKNLFRFNEPLV from the exons GGTATTGTCTACTGCCGCAAACTGTTCATGGGCTTTTGCCACCTTTGACCATTTGGAAGACTTGTCTCAGAAGCTGAACAACTTCCGCAATGAACTGTCTCCTCACACTCAGCTCTTTTTCCCCAGCGATAAAAATTGGACGACAGAAACTACCCAGCGGTACACCATCCACGGTTCACCCACTTATATCGCCTCTATTAAACCTGCCACAGAATCTGATGTGCAAAAGATT GTGAAATTTTGTTCAGATTTAGATATTCCGTTTCTTGCAACTGGTGGCGGCCATGGATTTGCTACGACCTTCAGAAACCTGAAAAACGGCATTGAGATTGATCTTGGATTTTTCAGAAGCGTATCCGTGGATGCTACCGCAAACACGATGACCATTGGTGGTGGCACTCATTTCCAGGATGTGTTCGATCCACTGttcaaagaaggcaaagaaatcC AGACTGGCTCTTGTCCCTGCATTGGGATGCTAGGAGCTACATTAGGCGGGGGTGTTGGCCGTTACAGCGGTTATCATGGTATGATCATAGATTCGCTTTTGTCCGTCCGGATTGTTACTGCGGATGGGAGAGTTACGCTTGCATCACAAAAGCAGAATTCGGATTTGTTTTGGGCCGTTCGGGGTGCCGGCATGAACTACGGCATAATACTTTCGGCCACATACAGGGTCCATGATCAAACAGTGTCTCATGTCACCAATGTAGACATTGACTTTCCCTTGAGCCAAAGTCGAACTCTTATGAACTGGCTGAAAGATCATGAAACCACCATGCCCATTGGCTTGTCGCCAACCCTTCTCATCGGTTATTCCACCGAAAGGAAAGAG GCAACATTTACCCTGAATGTGGTGTACATCGGCCCTAAAAAACAGGCTGAGTCGCTGCTTCGGCCGCTGCTGACGGCTGATCACATAAGGCAAAATGTCTCTGAAGTGCCTTGGAACACATTTCTCAATGCGCCCTTCTGGGGAGTGCTGGGCATGGGGTGTCCGAAGGGACTAAATGCCAATCTGTACGGGCTGGCAGTGAAAACGTTTGATGTCGACACCTATGTGAGCATGTTTGATAACTGGAACAAGTTTGTGCAAGCAAACCCAGAGACTCAGAAAAGTGTCTTTTACATCGAAGCGTTTCCAACACAGGGAATTAGAGCAGTGGCCGACGACGCAACTGCTTATCCGCACCGTGATGCAAATGCTCATTT ACTCTTTAACTTTGAGTATCCGACTGGCAATAGTTCCCTTGAGCGGAAGGTGAATGACTTTGCCGTCAAGTGCCGAAATGATTTAACCAGAGTTAGCGGTTATAGTCAGCTCTCTGTGTACGTCAGCTATGGTCATGGAGATGAAGCGGTGCAGTCTTTGTATGGATCCGAAAAGCTGCCTCGTCTCCgggcgttgaagaagaaatggGATGCCAAAAATCTTTTTAGGTTCAATGAACCACTTGTTTAG
- a CDS encoding Zn(2)-C6 fungal-type DNA-binding domain-containing protein (similar to Metarhizium robertsii ARSEF 23 XP_007825797.1), which yields MSDRPRHRSRAGCLTCKQKHVKCDEARPNCQKCLQKGLACGGYARGLVWSYKHQPTRRHKPNERQNSQSKKTKQVESDVDPIVQSPPQVDITEATPGTDDFVSLSLLPFDVFDDGSSQLWDADMCVTSPSSLQTTSLLPDMEFSASPTLSLSPRTSITSISSQEPTIWNQISLSAAAPIPTIPQTPCWTEGPDATLALINSWFDQVCPAWSAFDSTVNLNRKLANSLWHHSASVFNSLQSMSAGFLSARLPHLRRQALSLFKTASVCVQAEIDELKSKPRIDVFPTGLLFSLLCLGTSVCWLDARLLGLPYLKEARALLRRLRDQDLAIGEDELENFLFFKNSLVYWEMLLAVVADSDVVGTLGDSVSANSNLQRCEKSSCETSTDLSPHPWTGISSRTSRLFLRSVTLCREYRRILTKPTGRVITLSAAMDSFQEARQLEQQLLELDYSSMSKINETGDQKTPWLHLASAAEAYQLSALLQLYVTFPDLVSMRLQADSSMPSDDCESWDKFIIPLTLDLIKVLEKIPPDSGSRVIQPVLYICASTGLRYNSSNAATSPPPNPSTNSPQRRGSNQHSPLDCNSTSILEYVDEIGNSGHAQTDVCLPRKRALDISTSREFIIRRLNILENTLQPRPIVVAKELVKAIWTAYDTEPAGCINVHWLDVMEAHDLRSLFG from the exons ATGTCAGACCGTCCCAGACACAGGTCTCGTGCTGGCTGCCTGACTTGCAAGCAGAAACAC GTAAAATGTGACGAGGCAAGGCCCAATTGCCAAAAATGCCTTCAAAAGGGCCTGGCTTGCGGTGGTTACGCCCGTGGTCTTGTGTGGTCAtacaaacaccaaccaactCGTCGTCACAAGCCTAACGAAAGGCAAAACTCACAAAGtaagaaaacaaaacaggTCGAATCTGATGTAGATCCCATCGTACAGTCGCCACCACAGGTCGATATCACAGAAGCTACACCAGGGACTGATGATTTCGTCTCCTTGTCCCTGTTGCCATTCGATGTATTCGACgatggaagcagccaacTATGGGACGCCGACATGTGTGTCACATCTCCCAGCTCTCTCCAAACCACCAGTCTactaccagacatggagtttTCTGCATCTCCCACCCTGTCGCTATCACCGAGGACTAGCATAACAAGTATCTCGTCCCAAGAACCGACCATATGGAACCAAATTTCGCTCTCCGCCGCTGCCCCAATCCCAACGATCCCGCAAACACCTTGCTGGACCGAAGGTCCAGACGCAACTTTGGCTCTGATAAATAGCTGGTTCGACCAAGTCTGCCCTGCATGGTCCGCGTTTGACTCTACTGTCAATCTAAATCGCAAATTGGCGAACTCGCTGTGGCATCACTCTGCTTCCGTGTTCAACTCTCTTCAGAGCATGTCGGCGGGCTTTCTATCCGCCCGACTTCCACACCTGCGCCGCCAAGCGCTGAGTCTCTTCAAGACCGCCAGCGTCTGTGTCCAGGCTGAGATTGACGAACTGAAGAGCAAGCCCCGTATTGATGTCTTCCCTACGGGCCTACTCTTCTCCTTACTCTGCTTGGGGACGTCAGTATGCTGGCTTGACGCCCGGCTTCTTGGTTTACCGTACCTCAAAGAAGCTAGAGCTTTACTTCGGCGTTTAAGAGACCAGGATCTTGCCATTGGAGAAGACGAATTGGAAAATTTTCTGTTTTTCAAGAATAGCCTCGTATATTGGGAGATGCTACTGGCTGTTGTTGCCGACAGTGATGTAGTGGGCACTCTGGGGGACTCTGTCTCAGCGAACTCAAACCTGCAACGATGTGAGAAGAGTAGCTGTGAAACAAGCACAGATTTGTCACCACATCCCTGGACAGGTATTTCAAGCCGGACGTCTCGCCTATTCTTGAGGTCCGTTACTTTGTGTCGAGAATACCGTCGAATACTCACTAAACCAACTGGGAGAGTCATTACTCTCTCCGCAGCGATGGATTCCTTTCAGGAGGCCCGACAACTagagcagcagcttcttgagctgGATTACTCTTCAATGTCCAAAATAAACGAAACTGGAGACCAAAAGACGCCGTGGCTACACCTCGCGAGCGCCGCTGAAGCATATCAACTTTctgctttgctgcagctATATGTCACCTTCCCGGATCTTGTGTCGATGCGACTTCAAGCGGACAGTTCCATGCCATCTGACGACTGTGAGTCTTGGGACAAATTCATCATTCCCTTGACGCTTGACCTCATCAAGGTTTTGGAGAAGATCCCCCCAGACTCTGGTAGTCGAGTTATCCAGCCTGTCCTGTACATCTGTGCCAGCACTGGCCTGCGATACAACTCATCGAATGCTGCAACATCGCCGCCTCCCAACCCATCAACCAACTCCCCGCAGAGAAGAGGAAGTAATCAACACTCCCCATTAGACTGCAATAGCACAAGTATTTTGGAGTATGTGGATGAAATTGGTAACTCGGGGCATGCCCAGACGGATGTCTGCCTGCCACGGAAAAGAGCCCTGGATATTAGTACATCGCGCGAATTCATCATCAGGCGACTCAACATACTCGAGAACACTTTGCAACCGAGGCCAATCGTTGTGGCCAAAGAACTTGTCAAGGCCATCTGGACAGCTTATGACACGGAGCCTGCTGGCTGCATCAACGTGCATTGGCTGGATGTTATGGAAGCTCACGATTTACGGTCGCTTTTTGGATGA
- a CDS encoding multidrug resistance protein (similar to Coccidioides immitis RS XP_001248259.1), producing the protein MLRGHQIPQSNDSSIQPSLADTSHDDGIASLNADPSVARQTPCPAANAEGDEIRYSSTQPVVEPLEATTHSLIIVPRSQRRGLLGQLSFVPEVERPYQYSNLTKWGITATVSIAASTVPFGSTIFFPALGDLSKDFRTQPTIANLSVALYMVAMSVFPLWWSSFSEEFGRRSIYLISFFLFIIACILCAVSTNIAMLITFRVMAGGCAASVQAVGAGTIADVWESKERGRAMSLFYLGPLLGPLLAPIIGGVLSQSLGWRSTMWFLSIFGLVAFLLLLFMLPETLVSSRHVDRRLQSTRPKTFLKQLQRIFVEPLGVLLFLRFPPILITVILAAIAFGALFIVNIAIQQKYADAPYSFKQTIVGLLYLPTGIGSTFASFLGGKWLDYIMAREAKKKKRYDVNGQLLYLPEDRMKENMWLANAVYPLGLLLFGWTLEYGIFWFVPSIGSFLFGLSSMLVFSAATTMLTEFVRKRSSAGVAVNNFVRNILSCIGTVVASPWIDAIGVGYVSTAVALFCLIVGYSAIWLLRRNAEKWRDQMDQALEER; encoded by the exons ATGTTGCGAGGACATCAAATCCCACAGTCGAATGACAGCAGCATACAGCCGTCACTGGCAGACACCTCGCACGATGACGGCATAGCATCTTTGAATGCTGATCCTTCAGTTGCGCGTCAAACCCCTTGCCCTGCAGCCAATGCAGAGGGTGACGAAATTCGATATTCATCGACTCAGCCAGTCGTTGAGCCTTTAGAAGCAACGACACACAGTCTGATAATTGTGCCACGTTCTCAGAGACGCGGCCTGTTGGGACAACTATCGTTCGTGCCGGAGGTTGAGAGGCCATACCAGTACAGTAACCTAACGAAATGGGGAATTACGGCCACTGTATCAATTGCTGCTTCTACCGTCCCATTTGGATCAACAATCTTCTTTC CTGCTCTTGGAGACCTCTCTAAAGATTTTCGTACACAACCCACAATTGCAAACCTCTCCGTCGCCTTATACATGGTCGCAATGTCCGTATTCCCACTCTGGTGGTCCTCGTTCTCTGAAGAGTTTGGCCGGCGGTCCATTTACCTCATCTCATTTTTTCTCTTTATTATTGCCTGCATTCTTTGTGCTGTAAGCACCAATATTGCCATGCTCATTACGTTTCGTGTCATGGCAGGCGGATGTGCGGCCAGTGTCCAGGCCGTTGGCGCAGGGACGATTGCAGATGTTTGGGAATCGAAAGAACGCGGCCGTGCCATGAGCTTGTTCTATCTTGGGCCGCTGCTTGGTCCTCTACTTGCGCCTATTATAGGTGGCGTGCTATCCCAAAGTTTAGGTTGGCGATCAACAATGTGGTTCTTGTCCATTTTTGGCCTTGTTGCATTTTTGTTGCTGCTCTTTATGCTCCCCGAAACCTTGGTATCGTCGAGACATGTTGACCGGCGTCTCCAGAGCACGCGCCCCAAGACATTCCTTAAACAGCTGCAGCGAATCTTTGTTGAACCTTTGGGAGTTTTGCTATTTTTGAGATTCCCGCCTATTCTCATAACTGTTATTCTAGCTGCTATAGCTTTTGGTGCACTATTTAttgtcaacattgccatACAGCAGAAGTATGCAGATGCCCCATACAGCTTCAAGCAGACAATCGTCGGGCTCCTGTATCTTCCAACAGGAATTGGTTCAACTTTCGCATCGTTTCTGGGTGGAAAATGGCTTGACTACATTATGGCAcgagaagcaaagaagaaaaaacGGTACGATGTAAATGGGCAGCTTCTCTACTTGCCGGAAGACAGAATGAAGGAGAATATGTGGTTGGCGAATGCAGTCTACCCTCTCGGATTACTCTTATTTGGATGGACCCTGGAGTATGGCATCTTTTGGTTTGTCCCGTCTATCGGTTCGTTTCTATTCGGGCTTTCATCCATGCTAGTATTT TCTGCTGCAACAACGATGCTCACGGAATTTGTTCGGAAAAGAAGCTCAGCCGGTGTTGCGGTTAATAACTTTGTTCGAAATATACTCAGCTGTATTGGAACCGTGGTGGCATCGCCGTGGATTGACGCCATAGGAGTGGGCTACGTCTCAACGGCTGTTGCGCTGTTCTGCTTAATAGTTGGATATAGTGCTATATGGCTGCTCAGACGCAATGCTGAAAAGTGGCGGGACCAAATGGACCAGGCTTTAGAAGAAAGGTAA